The following DNA comes from Neovison vison isolate M4711 chromosome 13, ASM_NN_V1, whole genome shotgun sequence.
GAAGGAGTCTCCAGGCAGATGGGGCCTGGGAGACCAGCCGGCAGGTAGGGCTTTCCTGGAGGTAGGGTCTGGGCCCTTGGGGAGTGCAGTGTGGACCCGAGGTTACAGGGGTCCCTTACAGGGACCGTGTAAGGAGCTCTGAGGGTTGTGGCCAAGAGTGAGAGACCAGGCCAGCACACTCAGAATCCTAGAAAGGCAGGGGTCAGCAGAGCCAGGATGGGACAGCTGAAttgatgggaaaagaaaggagagagaagcattCTTCCGGGTCTGGCCTAAGAGCTCCCCCCGGGGTGTGTGGTCCTGGAGGTTTATGTGGGATGAGGAGCCTGAGGCCACCTGCAGccaggaaggggggtgggcaaGCAGGCGCATGCAGAGAATGGACCTGGGCTGCAAAgcggagggaggggagaagcggGCTGGGGGAGGGTGGCAGGGTGCGGTGTCTGGATGAGAGGCCGGGGTGTGTGTACTGTGTGTGGGGATTGGGAATGGgactgggtggggggaagggctcGCTGCCAAGGGGGAGTGACCCAACCCGGCGCCTGCCCCTTAGGCGTGGGTCCCTCGCTGCAGTGTCGCGTGTGTGGAGACAGCAGCAGCGGGAAGCACTACGGCATCTACGCCTGCAACGGTTGCAGCGGCTTCTTCAAGCGGAGTGTGCGGCGGAGGCTCATCTAccggtggggggagggcaggacccCGCCCGcaatgcccacccccccaccccccgcccctgtcCCTGCGGGACCCCAGAAGGGCTGCGGGATGCTCTGGGAAGAAGGGGCTGGGCCAAACATATCCAAACCCAAAGTCCTGGGCCTTGATGTGTGGGACGCTGACACCAGGGTGGGCACCCTTCTGCCGGCAGGTGCCAGGTGGGGGCGGGGATGTGCCCGGTGGACAAGGCCCACAGGAACCAGTGCCAGGCCTGCCGGCTGAAGAAGTGCTTGCAGGAGGGCATGAACCAGGACGGTGAGTCGGGCCCCCGACCCAGAGAGGAGTGAGGAAGAGACAGCGGTCCAAGACCGAGGAGGGGTGGTCCTgacccttcctgcctccccagcTGTGCAGAATGAACGCCAGCCACGAAGCACGGCCCAGGTCCGGCTGGCCGGCATGGAATCAGACGCAGAGACCCGGCTGGAGCCCCTGGTGGCCCCCCTGGCCCCGGCAGGGCCCAGCCCGCGGGACCCCATGCCTGTTTCTGCAGCCAgagccctggggcctggggccctcACCCCGCCCGGGCACCACCACTTCTTGACCAGCCTTATCACAGCCGAAACGTGTGCTAAGCTGGAGCCAGAGGATGGTAAGTGGGAGGGCAACTGGGGCCCTGAGCAGCCCCTGTCCCTGCCACAGACTAGGGGTTAATGTCCCCATCCCCTCCTCCAACAGCCGATGAGAATATTGATGTCACCAGCAATGATCCCGAGTTTCCCTCATCCCCATACTCCTCCTCATCACCCTGTGGCCTGGACAGCATCCATGAGACATCGGCTCGCCTTCTCTTTATGGCTGTCAAGTGGGCCAAGaacctgcctgtgttctccaacCTGCCCTTCCGTGatcaggtttgtgtgtgtgttgggggatgcACTTGATTCAGCTGGGTTGGGAAGGCATACACCCCTGTGCAGGTGATGATAGGAGGTGCCCGGAGCTCGGGGCTGGCGGCAGTTGGGAGGCACGTGTCTCTGAGTCAGTGTTGGTCAGGGATCCATGTCTCAGGGATGTGACCATTGGGGGCGCGCCCATCTCTGGGCAGAGGGGAGCGTGTTCTCTCGGGGATGATGTTGGCTAGGGCCACACAGGGTTTTGAAGGTAGTGCCTGTGACCCCCTGGGTCTTCTCTCCTCCTGGAGTACCTCTGTGTGTGACAGGGCAGTCTGCATTCCCACAGTAGTGCACGTGGGAGACTCTGGTGCTCTCTAGGAGCACAGATGACTGTGACTTCAGGGCTCGAGTTCCCACCTAACCTTTTCACCTGTAGGACTTCCCTCTGAGCTTATGTGTCATGATAAACCCAGGAAGAGAGGCGCACTGAGGGTCTCAGCCCTTGGCCAGTGCCTTGGATGGAGCCGCTCAGAGGTCAGGCTGAGTCTCCTGAGCACGCTTAGCTCGGACGCCCGTGGGGACTGTCCCTGCAGCTGCCCAACTTCCACGGCTCTAGGCTTTCCTAAATGTTCCAGTTGAGGCTCTGGAGGGAATGCATACAGTGTCTTGGAGCCTAGGCATTTGGACTAGATCAGACCaaatctcagagccctggggcccctgggtcaATGTCAGACGGAGGTGAGGAGATGGTCTGGGCATCCAGGACCAGCCCTTCCTTTCCTAGGGCCCTGGAGAAGGTAACGGAGGCTCAGCCCGAGCCACAGATGTTGCATCTCAGCCATCATGCTCACTCTTTCTTTGAGCACAGGTGATTCTGCTGGAGGAGGCATGGAGTGAACTCTTCCTCCTCGGGGCCATACAGTGGTCTCTGCCTCTGGACAGCTGCCCTCTGCTGGCACCGCCTCAGGCCTCCACTGCCGGCAGCTCCCAGGGCCGGTTGGCACTGGCCGGTGCCGAGAGTCGCATCCTGCAAGAGACAATCTCAAGGTTCCGAGCGCTGGCGGTGGACCCCACAGAGTTCGCCTGCATGAAGGCCCTGGTCCTCTTCAAACCAGGTCCCCGAGTCTTTGCCCAAGCCTTACGGAAATGTGGTTGGGGGTTAAAGAATGGGAATTCCAGtgatttccttctgcctctccttctgcctccgcCACCCCACATGGGCCCGGGGTGCGAAGGCTTcctccctggggagcaggaggagcgAGGTGCAGGGCTGGCCTCACCCCTCCTGAGGGCGCTGGCTGACTGCGATGGGGGCGGACAGGGCACCCTGGAAGAAGAGCTTACTGCCGGTGCATCTCTCCAGAAACTCGGGGCCTGAAGGATCCTGAGCACGTGGAGGCGTTGCAGGACCAGTCCCAAGTGATGCTGAGCCAGCACAGCAAGGCGCATCACCCCAGCCAGCCCGTGAGGTGACCTGAGCACGAGCCTTCCTGCCCATCTGTCCCTTCGCCTCtttaccctcccccaccccccacctctttgACACTGTCTCTGGTGTCACTGATTAGATGGCCCAAAGGTCTGACTTCAACCAAGCATGAATCCAGCAACCCCTGTGTGCCAGGTTGCAGGAGTGGGGAccaaaatgagcagaagacaaagTTGCTGCCTCCCCTGGATGCCCAGCACAGTGACCCCATTCCAGCTGAGGACCACCCCATCAGATAGTGAGGGTTCAGATACCTATGTCTCTATGTATTTCTACAGATACCTAGGACAGGAGGCCAGTCTGGAAGGTGTAACAGATTGCTGCCAGTGAGAAGGTGGGAGACTAAGCTAGGACAGCGTTCGTGGGCCGGCCTGTCCAGGACTTTGAATGCCAGCTGAAGGCTGTATGTGATTTGGTAGGCAGAGGGGAGCCACTGCGGGTTTTTGAGCAGGAGGGTGTTGTACACAGAGCTAGAGTGAGTCCAGAGTACACGATCAGGGAGCGAAGCACACACTGCCACCCTCcaggggagtggaggggagtCCTGCTCTCTGGGAGTGGCTATAGGGAATGGAAGGGAGAGAACAGTTGCAGGGGCCTCCAGGAGTCAGAATGCATCTGACTTGGCACTTGGATGAATGTAAGGAGCAAAAGAGGATGTGCTATTTGGGAGAAGCGggaatcaagaaataaaaaggaaagtcagggagcacctgggtggctcagtgggttaaagcctctgccttcggctcaggtcgtgatcccagggtcctgcatcgggctctctgctcagcagggaccctgcttcctcctctctctgactgcctctctgcctacttgtgatctctgtctgtcaagtaaataaataaaatctttaaaaaaaaaaaaaaaggaaagtcaggAAGAAGATGCGATTTTGAGGGAACATGATCTGGTCTGTTGGTGCTGCAGGGGATCATCTCCTAGGGATGCACTTGGCTAAGCCACATGCATGGATGAGAGCCCGCCCGTGACTGGGTTTGGGGGCGGTAGCTACAGAGTGGCTGAGAGCGTGGCCAGTGGTTACCCACTAAATTTAATTTCACACCCACTAGGGGATGAATTCCTgcagtttgaaaaacagtttCTTACTTGACTTTCTAGTTACTTCTTTCTGAAACTCCCTAGCCCAGAAAAACAAGCAGGAAGGAACAAGTGAGAGGTGCACATCTTCTCTGTCCCACCTACTTGGcacttggaaaagaaagaaagcccttgggttgaaaaaaaaaagtcctgcaaATAACTGGGAGATAAGGGAAGGCCTCCCACACACCTCCACGGTGGGAGTTGAGTGTGGAGCTGGCCCACTTTGATGTTGAGCACTGACCTCTGCTGATCCCTCCCATCTCTCTTTTGGGGCTTCACCTACTTTCTCGGCACTGGGGACCCTTGATTAGCAAAtggtttgattgattgattgatcaattcactcattcattcattcactcattcactcatttggcTCCACACCTAGTGTGGATTGCAAGGTGGGGCTGGAACtcgggaccttgagatcaagacctgagctgagatcaagagtcaacttgagccctttttaaaaaaaaatttttttttttctttctcatacacTTCCACTTCAGAACTCTTTCACTAATGGCTACTCTAGGGGGCTCACAGAGGCGAATTTAGATTCTTACTCAATTATACATCTCATAATTATACTAAGAATCATATAAATGATTAGCACATTTTATATAGCATTAATATAACTTATTATTAATATAACATAATCTTTGCACATAATAAACAgtatttatttgccatttttCTCCCACTGACTACATGACTTATGCTCAGAAGCTGGTAATAAAACTgatggtgggcgcctgggtggctcagtgggttaagcctctgccttcagctcaggtcatgatctcaaggtcctgggatggagccccacatcgggctctctgctcagcaggaagcctgcttctctgcctgcctctctgcctacttgtgatgtcattctctgtcaaataaattaaaacaaaacacacacacacaaaactgatgGTGTCCTCTCTCCTGTTCAGGTTTGGGAAGTTGCTCCTGCTTCTCCCGTCTTTGAGGTTTATCACTTCTGAACGAGTTGAGCTCCTCTTTTTCCGCAAGACCATAGGGAATACTCCAATGGAAAAGCTCCTTTGTGATATGTTTAAAAACTGAGGGAGGTGGCTGTAAAAtgggtgcaactactctggaaaacagtctacTGAAGCCACTCATTCACCtgtcctgtgacccagcaattcccccCGTAGGTATGTATACCAAGCAGAAATGTCCACCAAAAGATATGAttaaaaatgttcacagcagggggttcctgggtggctcagtcgttaagcatctgccttcggctcaggtcatgatcctggggtcctgggatcaagcctcacattgggctccctgctcagtggggagcctgcttctccctctcacactcctgcttctgttccctttctcactgtgtctctatcaagtaaataagtaaaatcttaaaaaaattcacagcagctttattcagaaGAGCCCCTAACTGTACGTGGGCGGTAGGATGAATTAATAAGTTGTGGTAGATTCATTTAATGGAAAGCAGCAATCAAGAATGAATGGCCAATACATGTGACAATGTGGTTGAATGTCACAGATGTAAAGGTAGAATGAAAGAACTTTGCCAGGCACAGCTTCTGCTTGTACAAAATGGGTGGACAGGCCAGACAAACCAGGCGGCAGAAGTGGGAATCGTGTTTGCCtcgggggttgggaggtggggtggtTGGGAAGGGGCCCAGAGGAGCCCTCTGGTGGCTAGAAATGTTCTTGATGTTAACCTAGGTGGTGGTTTCAAATTTACTCATTCCTAAAAATTGGGCCGCGCacttaagatttgtgcattttaCTGTATTATACTCATtaaagtggggaaaaaataaaaccaaaaaacaaatgtgTTAAAGGCTCTCcattgaggggcccctgggtcaaagcctctgcctttggctcaggtcatgatcccagggtcctgggatggagtcccgcatcgggctctctgctcagcagggagcctgcttcctcctctctctctgactgcctctctgcctacttgtgatctctgtctgtcaaataaataaataaaatcttaaaaaaaaaaaaaaggctctccaTTGAAAGACACTGAAGGAATGAGCACAGGCTCTTGTGTTCCACCTGGTTTCCATGTCACGGCAGAGTCCAGGGGCAACAAATCAAGCCCAGCTGCAAAATCTCCCACAGGAATCAAATCCCGCCTCTCTCCAGATGGGGTCCCGCCCCCTGGAGAACCCACTGGCTGCCTCAGTGTTTCCCTTCCTGTCCTTCCTCACCCTTCTATAAACAAAGGTGGGCACATCCAACTCAATGCCAGGCAGCTACAGACACTTTTTTTAAGAAGGGGAATCTCTATCACTTCCTAAGTCCTTATGGAGAGAAGCTCAGAAAAACCTCCTCTTTTGCAAAGGCCGACCCAAAAGACCTAGGAGATAATAGTAAAGCAAGAAAGTGAAAGTGTGTGGGACTTGAGGATAACCCAGGCAGTGAATGGAGTGCTGAATGGGTATTGTTATTCAATCCTTGGATTAGCTCTGGGACTGGACCAGTCACCTCCAACTATAAGTGAAAAAAAACTGAGACTTGGAGAGAACCTGAACCCTGGTGTGACTCTACTTAACTCCCCCTAACTCTGGCACtgccatcccccccccaccccagagggcccccccccccccgtccctgGAATGGTTGAACGATTCTATTGTATTTCCTGTCCTCCAAGAAGAAATGCTTGAAGTCAAAAGTAGAAGGTCATGTGAGGAATCTGAAATCCTAGGGGTTTCTTGCCCTTTGGCCTATATATGAATTCTCCCAGCTCACAGAGATATCAGGCCTTGATGGAAAGATGTGGTTCAGGACACTCTGCTCTAGAAATGACACCAGCTGGGCTGGTGCCTGAGGAGGAAAGAGTATGGCAAGTATGGTCCAGCTTGAGCCCTTTCCGCTTGAGCTCTTAAGCTATTCtttatatacagatatagatatatagatacagatagagcGGGGAtgggtggcagaggaagagggggagagagggagaatcccaagcagtctctatgcccagcagagagcctgatgcagggctcaatcccatgaccctgagaccaggactggagccaaaatcaagagtaggacccccaactgactgtgccacctaggtgccccatattCTTGATCTTCTAAAAGCACCAGACTTGCCTGTTATTCGAGCCATCTAATGTCTATAATACCATTATACTATccagttccc
Coding sequences within:
- the NR2E3 gene encoding photoreceptor-specific nuclear receptor, whose amino-acid sequence is MAAAGPATVAASRKESPGRWGLGDQPAGVGPSLQCRVCGDSSSGKHYGIYACNGCSGFFKRSVRRRLIYRCQVGAGMCPVDKAHRNQCQACRLKKCLQEGMNQDAVQNERQPRSTAQVRLAGMESDAETRLEPLVAPLAPAGPSPRDPMPVSAARALGPGALTPPGHHHFLTSLITAETCAKLEPEDADENIDVTSNDPEFPSSPYSSSSPCGLDSIHETSARLLFMAVKWAKNLPVFSNLPFRDQVILLEEAWSELFLLGAIQWSLPLDSCPLLAPPQASTAGSSQGRLALAGAESRILQETISRFRALAVDPTEFACMKALVLFKPETRGLKDPEHVEALQDQSQVMLSQHSKAHHPSQPVRFGKLLLLLPSLRFITSERVELLFFRKTIGNTPMEKLLCDMFKN